A single Gemmatimonadota bacterium DNA region contains:
- a CDS encoding cupin domain-containing protein, with protein sequence MEERQMVIRNWQDATPTVGHETALIWSIFRQKGSAGLSEEEAPMLAASGFTLHMMQSRKAGDYHMHDDKEQIYYFTRGHGKMKIDDEIYPVEPGDAVHLPPYTYHQLINDSDDWIEHILVTVPVG encoded by the coding sequence ATGGAGGAAAGACAGATGGTGATTCGCAATTGGCAAGATGCCACGCCCACAGTGGGCCATGAAACGGCGTTGATCTGGTCGATTTTCAGGCAGAAGGGGTCTGCTGGTTTGAGCGAGGAAGAAGCACCGATGTTGGCAGCATCGGGATTTACCCTGCACATGATGCAGAGCCGCAAGGCGGGCGATTACCACATGCACGATGACAAAGAACAGATTTATTATTTTACGCGCGGCCATGGCAAGATGAAGATCGATGACGAGATTTATCCCGTGGAGCCGGGCGATGCCGTACATTTACCGCCTTATACGTATCACCAGTTGATCAATGACAGCGACGATTGGATTGAACACATCCTGGTGACTGTGCCGGTGGGTTAA
- a CDS encoding Gfo/Idh/MocA family oxidoreductase, whose translation MDKLKLALIGCGGMGTRHLYGLRELAKTPFNNIELCALCDLNRDNAEMAAREAEQLLGSKPPVFTSIEEMAQAIPDLMAVDVVTDPSVHHTVVCEALDLGLHVLVEKPMAISVKACHAMNEAAERNGRKLSVAENYRRDPSARLTRHLLDTGRIGTPYMATLHALRGGNEIFITPWRHLKDRGGPLIDMGVHYADLIRYQLGNVVEVYGDTRLVEPVRKKQQSIGDRYEFYQQRFRAMPDEVPATAEDTAMAMMKMESGVMVSFIVGIGGHGACRSQLILGDKGCLQSYGSRGSQAIWQSGDGEVRDQNAILSAVDDFELHPLLDHFFPTKNSVGDQAVDWKLIAYEQYELACAVLNDDPIEVDGLEGMKDVAAIYAICESARAGRTVTAAEIESGELYEYQAEIDAALNINT comes from the coding sequence ATGGACAAACTCAAACTCGCCCTGATCGGTTGTGGCGGTATGGGGACGCGCCATTTGTATGGGTTGCGCGAACTGGCGAAGACGCCGTTTAATAATATTGAATTGTGCGCTTTGTGCGACCTCAATCGAGACAATGCAGAAATGGCTGCGAGAGAGGCCGAGCAGTTGCTCGGTTCAAAACCTCCCGTATTTACGTCTATAGAAGAGATGGCGCAAGCGATTCCCGATTTGATGGCTGTCGATGTGGTCACCGATCCGTCGGTGCATCACACGGTGGTGTGTGAGGCATTGGATCTGGGGTTGCACGTGCTGGTTGAAAAACCTATGGCTATTTCTGTAAAAGCATGCCATGCTATGAATGAGGCGGCGGAGCGCAACGGGCGAAAACTGTCGGTTGCTGAAAATTATCGGCGCGATCCTTCGGCGCGGCTGACGCGCCATTTGCTGGATACCGGGCGAATCGGAACGCCTTATATGGCGACGCTCCACGCCTTGCGCGGCGGCAATGAAATTTTTATCACGCCCTGGCGGCATTTAAAAGACCGCGGGGGACCGTTGATCGATATGGGGGTACACTATGCGGATCTGATTCGGTATCAACTCGGTAATGTGGTTGAGGTATATGGCGATACGCGTCTGGTGGAGCCGGTGCGCAAAAAACAACAGTCCATTGGCGATCGGTATGAATTTTATCAGCAGCGTTTTCGCGCGATGCCCGACGAAGTTCCCGCTACGGCAGAAGATACGGCGATGGCGATGATGAAGATGGAAAGCGGCGTGATGGTGAGTTTTATTGTGGGCATTGGGGGGCACGGCGCATGCCGCAGTCAGTTGATTTTGGGCGATAAAGGGTGTTTGCAGAGCTACGGAAGTCGCGGGAGTCAGGCGATATGGCAGTCGGGAGATGGGGAGGTGAGAGACCAGAATGCGATTCTGAGTGCTGTTGACGATTTTGAATTGCATCCTCTCTTAGATCATTTTTTCCCCACCAAAAACAGTGTGGGCGATCAGGCAGTGGATTGGAAATTGATCGCTTATGAACAATACGAACTCGCCTGTGCTGTCCTGAATGATGACCCGATTGAGGTCGATGGCCTTGAGGGAATGAAGGATGTTGCGGCAATTTATGCGATTTGCGAGTCTGCTCGCGCAGGTCGCACTGTGACGGCCGCAGAGATCGAAAGCGGCGAGTTGTATGAATATCAGGCAGAGATCGATGCGGCGTTGAACATCAACACTTAA
- a CDS encoding ATP-binding cassette domain-containing protein, with protein sequence MVIAKNIVKTFKLSRQQKREMGDGFEGNTIDAVCDISFTCQPGRVFALLGPNGAGKTTALRMIATMLKPTSGSISVAEYDTVTQSQAVRENLGFLTGNTGLYDRLTPNEMVRYFADLHGMNSADYNTRRDHLFALLDMEAFANRRIGKLSTGMKQKVSIVRTIIHDPDVIVFDEPTDGLDVVTSRNIVHLIRDCRDAGKTVIFSTHRMGEVSLLSDDLAIIHKGQLQFNGTLEDFQNQMQTPTLEDEFIRIVENE encoded by the coding sequence ATGGTTATCGCAAAAAACATTGTCAAAACCTTCAAATTATCGCGGCAGCAAAAACGCGAAATGGGAGATGGTTTTGAGGGCAATACCATTGACGCAGTGTGCGACATCAGCTTCACCTGTCAGCCAGGTCGCGTCTTCGCGCTATTGGGTCCCAATGGCGCAGGAAAAACCACTGCATTGCGCATGATTGCCACCATGCTCAAACCCACTTCGGGCAGCATATCTGTCGCGGAATACGACACTGTAACACAAAGTCAAGCCGTACGCGAAAATCTCGGCTTTCTCACCGGCAACACGGGTTTGTACGATCGCCTGACACCCAATGAAATGGTGCGCTACTTTGCCGACCTGCACGGCATGAACAGCGCCGATTACAACACGCGGCGCGACCACCTCTTTGCCCTCCTCGACATGGAAGCCTTTGCAAACCGCCGCATTGGCAAACTCTCCACGGGCATGAAACAAAAAGTCTCCATTGTACGCACGATCATACACGACCCCGATGTCATTGTATTCGACGAACCCACCGATGGTCTCGATGTCGTCACCTCGCGCAATATCGTACACCTCATCCGCGACTGCCGGGACGCGGGAAAAACCGTCATCTTTTCCACGCACCGCATGGGTGAAGTCAGCCTGCTCAGCGACGACCTCGCCATCATTCACAAAGGCCAATTGCAGTTTAACGGCACCTTAGAAGACTTTCAAAACCAGATGCAAACCCCCACGCTGGAAGACGAATTTATTCGCATCGTTGAAAACGAATAG
- a CDS encoding ABC transporter permease encodes MKTILTIFKKEFKDITRDRRSMMMMFIIPMLLFPLLFTIAAVFTARQTQKVRTKTLEVALITNGNAEAFRETLLKRDDLKIREDITEDIIPQLIRSDSIDAAIRVDEQFDAQITDLQRGQIHLYFKSSRDMDASRNRLTSLIRDYENQIVNDRFQRLALDRTIVDPVQVRRHDIASQRERIGKSVGGFLPYIFVLMCFMGCMYPALDLGAGEKERATLETLLVAPVSKIQILLGKCGVIVLSGFASIANSFIGFFIAVMLQREIVARILDALQGMFEISSILLVLSLCLPLTIFFAAALMSVSIFAKSFKEAQSIMAPLNIIIIIPVFIGLLPGIELNAITSLIPVLNVSLASKEIFAGTIKLPLLFEVYASLIALAALSLYGCARWFERESTIFRET; translated from the coding sequence ATGAAAACAATCCTCACCATCTTCAAAAAAGAATTTAAGGACATCACGCGCGACCGGCGTTCGATGATGATGATGTTCATCATACCAATGCTGTTATTCCCGCTGTTATTCACAATTGCGGCTGTCTTTACTGCTCGTCAGACCCAAAAAGTCAGGACCAAAACACTTGAAGTTGCTCTGATCACCAATGGCAATGCAGAGGCATTCCGCGAAACCCTGCTCAAGCGCGACGACCTGAAGATTCGAGAAGACATCACAGAAGACATAATCCCTCAGCTCATCCGATCAGACAGCATAGATGCAGCCATTCGCGTTGACGAGCAATTCGATGCCCAAATCACCGACTTACAACGCGGTCAAATCCATCTCTATTTCAAATCCTCCAGAGATATGGACGCATCCCGCAATCGCCTGACAAGTCTAATTCGAGACTACGAAAACCAGATCGTCAATGATCGATTTCAACGGCTTGCCCTCGACCGCACAATTGTGGATCCCGTGCAGGTCAGACGCCACGACATTGCTTCTCAACGGGAAAGAATCGGAAAAAGCGTGGGTGGTTTTTTGCCTTATATTTTTGTCTTAATGTGTTTTATGGGCTGTATGTATCCAGCCCTGGACCTGGGCGCAGGCGAAAAAGAACGCGCCACCCTCGAAACACTGCTCGTTGCTCCCGTCAGCAAAATTCAGATCTTGCTGGGCAAATGTGGCGTGATTGTCCTATCGGGATTTGCGTCAATCGCCAACAGTTTTATCGGTTTTTTTATCGCTGTTATGTTACAACGAGAAATTGTCGCAAGAATCCTCGACGCGCTACAGGGCATGTTCGAAATATCGTCCATCCTCCTGGTACTTTCTCTGTGCCTGCCCTTAACCATCTTTTTTGCCGCCGCCTTAATGTCCGTCTCCATCTTTGCCAAATCTTTCAAAGAAGCGCAGAGCATTATGGCGCCCCTCAACATCATCATTATTATTCCCGTGTTTATCGGCCTCTTACCGGGCATTGAACTCAATGCCATCACATCGCTCATACCGGTCTTAAATGTCTCGCTTGCATCAAAAGAAATTTTTGCAGGAACCATCAAACTGCCCCTATTGTTCGAAGTCTATGCCTCGCTCATCGCCCTTGCGGCTCTCAGCCTTTACGGTTGCGCCAGATGGTTTGAACGCGAAAGTACGATCTTTCGGGAGACTTAA
- a CDS encoding putative addiction module antidote protein, with the protein MSKTSRPYKPELLKALQDPIEAAEYLNAALEEDMNELFLLALRNVAEAYGMTRLAEDAQLNRESMYRMLSEKGNPQFTSLISILRQLGLKLSVQAKESVPV; encoded by the coding sequence ATGAGCAAGACATCGAGACCATATAAGCCGGAACTGCTTAAAGCACTTCAAGACCCTATAGAAGCCGCAGAATATTTGAACGCGGCTCTGGAAGAAGATATGAATGAGTTATTTCTATTGGCACTCCGAAATGTTGCAGAAGCTTATGGTATGACTCGGCTCGCTGAGGATGCACAGTTGAACCGTGAATCTATGTATCGCATGTTATCAGAGAAGGGCAATCCGCAGTTTACCAGCCTGATTTCCATCCTGAGGCAACTTGGCTTGAAACTCTCTGTTCAAGCAAAGGAATCAGTCCCTGTGTAG